In the Malus domestica chromosome 16, GDT2T_hap1 genome, one interval contains:
- the LOC103403506 gene encoding transcription factor MYB108, with amino-acid sequence MDMAKGSRGCKSSSSQLSAETLNETGSHDHEEAEDQMMDLRRGPWTVEEDLALMNYIANHGEGRWNSLAGCAGLKRTGKSCRLRWLNYLRPDVRRGNITLEEQLLILELHSRWGNRWSKIAQHLPGRTDNEIKNYWRTRVQKHAKQLKCDVNSKQFKDTMRYIWMPRLVERIQAAAAASTTTNATATDSSVAAPATSHHFSNNFQSSAQMLLQPSHHHHFGVSSHSQLTPSYNTPENSSTAASSDSFGTQVSPVSDLTDYYTPTTAAAISVNNNPTPDNSYFVQDNHQVGNYDNYSGSLGNQGLGLEHFQTMDEQNNNYQWGTVEGGDISDNWWNVEDMWFLQQHLSSI; translated from the exons ATGGACATGGCGAAAGGAAGCAGAGGTTGCAAAAGCTCATCATCACAACTCTCGGCAGAAACCCTCAATGAAACTGGCTCTCATGATCATGAGGAAGCTGAGGATCAGATGATGGACCTGCGAAGAGGTCCTTGGACAGTTGAGGAAGACCTAGCTCTCATGAATTACATTGCTAACCACGGCGAAGGCCGCTGGAACTCCCTCGCTGGCTGCGCAG GTCTGAAAAGAACCGGAAAGAGCTGCAGATTACGGTGGCTCAACTATCTCCGCCCCGATGTCCGTCGTGGCAACATCACCCTTGAAGAACAGCTTCTGATTCTTGAGCTTCATTCTCGCTGGGGTAACAG ATGGTCAAAAATTGCACAACACTTGCCAGGAAGGACTGACAATGAGATAAAAAACTATTGGAGGACCCGTGTACAAAAACACGCCAAGCAACTCAAATGTGATGTCAACAGCAAGCAGTTCAAGGACACCATGAGGTACATCTGGATGCCTAGATTGGTTGAAAGAATTCAAGCCGCCGCGGctgcctccaccaccaccaacgCCACCGCAACAGATTCCTCTGTCGCCGCCCCGGCTACCTCTCACCACTTCAGCAACAACTTCCAGTCTTCAGCACAAATGTTATTACAGCCAAGTCATCACCATCACTTCGGAGTTTCCTCACATTCGCAACTCACACCGAGTTACAATACCCCGGAGAATTCTAGTACGGCGGCCTCATCGGACTCGTTTGGGACTCAGGTGTCACCTGTTTCCGACCTCACTGATTATTACACCCCTACTACTGCTGCTGCTATCTCGGTTAACAATAACCCTACCCCGGATAATAGTTACTTCGTCCAAGACAATCATCAAGTTGGTAATTACGATAACTACTCGGGGTCCTTAGGTAATCAAGGGTTGGGATTAGAACATTTCCAAACCATGGACGAGCAAAACAACAATTATCAGTGGGGCACTGTGGAAGGCGGGGACATATCGGACAATTGGTGGAATGTTGAGGACATGTGGTTCTTACAACAGCATCTCAGCAGCATTTGA
- the LOC139193221 gene encoding gibberellin 2-beta-dioxygenase 2-like has translation MVVAPPNPISNEKILAVDLPIIDLSAERSQVRTLIVKACEDYGFFKVINHGVPKDIISTVEEQSLSFFAKPVSEKQRAGPSDPFGYGCKNIGFSGDMGEVEYLIFNTNPISIAQRSKTISNEPTKFSSAVSGYIAAARDLACELLDLIGEELWVPDTSVFSRLIRGVDSDSVFRLNHYPHLHNKQDFCKDKDTSPSSLSSDIGKVGFGEHSDPQILTLLRSNDVAGLQISPQDGVWVAVPSDPTAFWVNVGDVLQAMTNGRFVSVRHRALANSSKSRLSMAYFAAPSLNACLSVLPEMVTPEKPRLYKPFTWAEYKKTTFSLSLGENRLNLFRISSNDECFMD, from the exons ATGGTGGTGGCACCTCCAAACCCAATTAGCAACGAAAAGATCCTGGCCGTTGATCTCCCCATCATAGACCTCTCAGCCGAGAGGTCTCAAGTGAGAACACTCATTGTCAAAGCTTGTGAGGActatggtttcttcaaagtcatcAACCATGGCGTCCCAAAAGATATTATATCCACAGTGGAGGAGCAAAGCCTCAGCTTCTTTGCCAAACCAGTGTCCGAGAAGCAAAGAGCAGGACCTTCCGATCCCTTTGGCTATGGCTGTAAGAACATAGGCTTCAGTGGTGATATGGGAGAGGTTGAGTACCTTATTTTCAACACAAACCCAATTTCTATAGCTCAAAGATCCAAAACCATCTCAAATGAGCCTACAAAATTCAG TTCTGCAGTAAGTGGATACATTGCAGCAGCAAGGGATTTGGCATGTGAGCTTTTGGATCTGATTGGTGAGGAACTGTGGGTCCCTGACACATCAGTCTTCAGTAGGCTGATCAGGGGTGTCGACAGTGACTCCGTCTTCAGGCTCAATCACTACCCGCATCTGCACAACAAGCAGGACTTCTGCAAGGACAAGGACACGTCACCCTCCTCCTTAAGCAGCGACATCGGCAAGGTAGGGTTTGGGGAGCATTCTGACCCTCAGATCCTCACCCTCCTCAGATCCAACGACGTGGCCGGCCTCCAAATCTCTCCACAAGATGGGGTTTGGGTCGCTGTGCCCTCTGACCCCACGGCCTTTTGGGTTAATGTGGGTGACGTGTTGCAG GCCATGACAAATGGAAGATTTGTGAGCGTTAGACATAGAGCCTTAGCCAATTCATCAAAGTCTAGATTGTCAATGGCGTATTTTGCAGCTCCCTCCCTGAACGCATGTTTGAGTGTTCTTCCAGAAATGGTCACACCGGAGAAGCCTCGGCTCTACAAACCCTTCACTTGGGCTGAGTACAAGAAAACCACGTTCTCTCTAAGCCTCGGTGAAAACCGTCTTAATCTTTTCAGAATTTCTTCAAATGATGAATGCTTCATGGATTAA
- the NI gene encoding alkaline/neutral invertase CINV2 (The RefSeq protein has 3 substitutions compared to this genomic sequence) gives MSTSNCIGICTVRPCCRILMGYGYRGSSIFGSGQPKLNRKVTGNLWKLRSRSHDRGCSSQIGGCMRVIDPNQRDFSVFDSNWGRSRVYTASSRVGCGSGSSRRRCVLVISNVASDIKNHSTSVETQVNGKSSFESIYIQGGLNVKPLVIERTETDRGDLVKDEESRVEVNSSNVNVNVGNSKGLNDNKIERELSDIEKEAWRLLRDSAVSYCGTPVGTLAATDPADKTPLNYDQVFTRDFVPSALAFLLNGDAEIVKNFLLHTLQLQSWEKTVDCHSPGQGLMPASFKVRTVPLDGNPGAFEEVLDPDFGESAIGRVAPVDSGLWWIILLRAYGKITGDYALQERVEFQTGIRLILNLCLKNGFDMFPTLLVTDGSCMIDRRMGIHGHPLEIQALFYSALRCSREMLIVNDGTKDLVAAVNNRLSALSFHIREYYWADMKKINEIYRYKTEEYSTDAINKFNIYPDQIPSWLVDWIPEEGGYLIGNLQPAHMDFRFFTLGNLWSIVSSLGTQKQNEGILNLIEAKWDDFVAQMPLKICYPALEYEEWRIITGGDPKNTPWSYHNGGSWPTLLWQFTLACIKMGRTELAQKAVALAEKRLSMDNWPEYYDTKSGRFIGKQSRLHQTWTIAGYLTSKMLLENPDKASLLFWEEDYELLETCVCALNKTSRKKCSRFAAKSQVAV, from the exons ATGAGTAGCAGCAATTGTATTGGAATCTGTACCGTGAGGCCATGTTGTAGAATTCTCATGGGCTATGGCTATAGAGGTTCTTCAATTTTCGGTTCTGGGCAGCCGAAATTGAATAGAAAAGTTACTGGTAATTTGTGGAAATTGCGATCGAGAAGTCACGATCGTGGCTGTAGTTCTCAGATTGGAGGGTGCATGCGTGTAATTGATCCGAATCAGAGAGATTTTAGTGTTTTTGATTCGAATTGGGGGCGGTCTAGGGTTTATACGGCGAGTAGCCGTGTTGGTTGTGGAAGTGGTAGTAGTAGGAGAAGGTGTGTTTTAGTGATATCGAATGTAGCGTCGGATATTAAGAACCATTCAACCTCGGTGGAGACTCAGGTAAATGGGAAGAGCTCGTTCGAGAGTATTTACATTCAAGGTGGCTTGAATGTGAAACCTTTAGTGATAGAGAGGACCGAGACGGATCGTGGTGATTTAGTTAAGGATGAAGAGTCTAGGGTAGAGGTAAATAGCTCAAATGTAAATGTAAATGTAGGTAATTCCAAGGGTTTGAATGACAATAAGATTGAGAGAGAGCTGTCTGATATTGAAAAGGAGGCCTGGAGGTTACTTCGCGACTCCGTTGTTAGTTACTGTGGGACTCCGGTGGGAACTCTTGCTGCTACTGATCCGGCTGACAAGACACCCCTCAATTACGATCAGGTCTTTATTCGAGATTTTGTCCCATCTGCACTCGCTTTCTTGCTCAATGGGGATGCGGAGATTGTCAAGAATTTCCTGCTTCACACTTTGCAGTTACAG AGCTGGGAGAAGACAGTGGACTGCCACAGCCCTGGGCAAGGGTTGATGCCGGCAAGCTTTAAAGTGAGGACTGTTCCTCTTGATGGAAACCCTGGAGCATTTGAGGAAGTTTTAGATCCTGATTTTGGTGAATCAGCAATCGGTCGTGTAGCACCTGTTGATTCAg GGTTGTGGTGGATAATCTTGTTGAGAGCTTATGGAAAGATCACAGGTGATTATGCATTGCAAGAAAGGGTGGAGTTCCAGACAGGCATAAGGCTGATTCTTAATCTGTGTTTAAAAAATGGATTTGACATGTTTCCGACCCTGTTGGTCACTGATGGGTCCTGTATGATTGATAGACGGATGGGTATTCATGGACACCCTCTTGAAATCCAA GCTTTGTTTTATTCAGCTCTACGATGCTCCCGTGAAATGCTCATTGTCAATGACGGGACAAAAGATTTGGTGGCTGCAGTCAATAACCGACTTAGTGCACTCTCGTTTCATATCAGAGAATATTATTGGGCGGATatgaagaagattaatgagattTATCGTTACAAAACGGAGGAATATTCCACAGATGCCATCAACAAATTCAATATCTATCCGGATCAAATTCCATCTTGGTTAGTTGATTGGATTCCTGAGGAAGGTGGTTACCTCATTGGCAATCTGCAACCTGCGCATATGGATTTTAGGTTCTTCACTCTTGGAAATCTTTGGTCCATTGTATCATCCCTTGGTACCCAAAAACAGAATGAGGGCATCTTGAATTTGATTGAGGCCAAATGGGATGATTTCGTAGCTCAAATGCCCCTTAAAATTTGCTACCCTGCTCTGGAGTATGAAGAATGGCGAATAATTACTGGTGGTGACCCAAAAAACAC GCCTTGGTCATATCATAATGGCGGATCTTGGCCAACCCTCCTATGGCAG TTCACGTTGGCTTGCATCAAGATGGGGAGGACAGAATTAGCGCAAAAGGCagttgctttggcagagaagagGCTTTCTATGGATAACTGGCCCGAATACTATGACACAAAAAGCGGGAGATTTATAGGCAAGCAATCCCGGCTTCACCAGACATGGACAATTGCTGGTTACCTAACCTCGAAGATGCTTTTGGAGAACCCCGACAAGGCATCATTGTTGTTTTGGGAGGAGGATTATGAACTTCTCGAGACTTGCGTTTGTGCTCTCAATAAAACTAGTCGAAAGAAGTGTTCACGCTTTGCTGCAAAATCTCAGGTTGCGGTCTAG